A region of Melitaea cinxia chromosome 15, ilMelCinx1.1, whole genome shotgun sequence DNA encodes the following proteins:
- the LOC123660420 gene encoding eukaryotic translation initiation factor 4E-binding protein: MSASPIARQATHSQTIPTRRVLITDPAQMPDVYSSTPGGTIYSTTPGGTRIVYERSFMMSLRHSPISKTPPSCSLPAAMLKNPPLAQQTPTSVQKPRSNSISFDESQETFSMDL; the protein is encoded by the exons ATGTCCGCGTCACCAATAGCAAGACAGGCGACGCACAGTCAAACCATACCCACGAGGAGGGTACTCATCACAGACCCTGCTCAGATGCCAGATGTATATTCCAGCACACCAGGCGGCACCATATACTCTACCACACCTGGAG GCACTCGTATAGTTTACGAAAGGTCTTTTATGATGTCGTTACGTCATTCGCCGATCTCAAAAACGCCTCCAAGCTGCTCTCTACCCGCTGCCATGTTGAAGAACCCCCCTCTTGCACAACAGACTCCCACATCAGTGCAAAAGCCACGATCTAATTCCATCTCCTTCGACGAATCGCAGGAGACATTTAGCATGGATCTCTAA